DNA from Kitasatospora acidiphila:
ATGCCTACCCGGATCGTCACTTACCGATCTCCTTTAGGTACGCCGGATTGACCCGACGGGGGGTTTGAAATGGGTTGTCCCCGACCACCCATGACCCTACCCCCCTGACGCCGCACAGGCACATCCCCTGTGGCCTACGCCATGTCGTGGCGTACTTGCGGCCAATCTTCGATGTGACGTAAAGGGCCCGGCGTGACGCACCGGGGTTTGCGGTGCGTCGCGCCGGGCCCATGGCCGCGCGGTCGGGCGGGCTCAGCTGAGCGCCATCTCCTCGGTGAGGCTCGCCTCCGTGCCGGGCAGGCCGAGCTCCATCGCCCGCTTGTCGGCCATCGCCAGCAGTCGGCGGATCCGACCGGCCACCGCGTCCTTGGTCAGCGGCGGGTCGGCGAGCGCGCCCAGCTCCTCCAGCGAGGCCTGCTTGTGCTGCATCCGCAGCTGGCCGGCCGCGGCCAGGTGCTCGGGCACCTCCTCGCCGAGGATCTCCAGGGCCCTGGACACCCGGGCGCCGGCCGCCACCGCGGCCCGGGCCGAGCGGCGCAGGTTGGCGTCGTCGAAGTTGGCCAGCCGGTTGGCGGTGGCCCGCACCTCGCGGCGCAGCCGGCGCTCCTCCCAGGCCAGCACCGACTCGTGGGCACCGAGCCGGGTGAGCAGCGCGCCGATCGCGTCGCCGTCCCGGATCACCACCCGGTCGGCGCCGCGCACCTCGCGGGCTTTGGCCGGAATGCCCAGCCGGCGGGCCGCGCCGACCAGGGCGAGCGCGGCCTCGGAGCCGGGGCAGGTGATCTCCAGCGAGGAGGACCGGCCCGGCTCGGTGAGCGAGCCGTGGGCCAGGAAGGCGCCGCGCCAGGCCGCCTCGGCGTCGCAGGTGGCGCCGGAGACCACCGCCGGGGGCAGCCCCCGGATCGGGCGGCCGCGCCCGTCCACCAGCCCGGTCTGCCGGGCCAGCAACTCACCGTCCTTGATCACCCGGACCACGTACCGGCTGCCGCGCCGCAGACCGCTGGGAGCCATCACCACCAGTTCGGAGGCGTGACCGAAGATCTCCAGCAGGTCCTTGCGCAGCCGTCGCGCCGCAATGCCGGTGTCCAGCTCCGCCTCGATCACGATCCGACCGCTCACAATGTGCAGTCCGCCCGCGAATCGCAGGATCGCCGACACCTCAGCCTTGCGACAGCAGGCCCGGGTGACGGGGAGCCGGCTGATTTCGTCCTTCACCGCTGCCGTCATCGCCATGGGCCGATCCTTCCATGTGTCCGGAAAATCCGGTCGTACGCGGCAGCCAGAAGCTCCGGGTCGTGTCGCGGGCTGCCGTCCTTGGCTGCCACCGTGTCCAGCACCAGGGCCGCGCCCATCCGCTCGGCCGCCCGGTGCAGGCCGGTCAGGTCGGCCACGCCGAAGGCGCCGCCGGTGACCGCGCGCTCGTCCACCAGGATCGCATCCACGTCGAGGTCCGGGGCGTGGTCGGCGATCACGTCCAGGTGGCGCTGCGGGGTGAAGCCCTCGGTCTCGCCGGGCTGCGGGGCCAGGTTGAGGCAGAGCAGCCGCCGGGCCTTGGTCTCCACCAGGGCCTTGGCCAGCTCGGGCACCAGCAGGTGCGGCAGCACGCTGGTGAACCAGGAGCCGGGCCCGAGCACCACCCAGTCCGCCTC
Protein-coding regions in this window:
- the whiA gene encoding DNA-binding protein WhiA; translation: MAMTAAVKDEISRLPVTRACCRKAEVSAILRFAGGLHIVSGRIVIEAELDTGIAARRLRKDLLEIFGHASELVVMAPSGLRRGSRYVVRVIKDGELLARQTGLVDGRGRPIRGLPPAVVSGATCDAEAAWRGAFLAHGSLTEPGRSSSLEITCPGSEAALALVGAARRLGIPAKAREVRGADRVVIRDGDAIGALLTRLGAHESVLAWEERRLRREVRATANRLANFDDANLRRSARAAVAAGARVSRALEILGEEVPEHLAAAGQLRMQHKQASLEELGALADPPLTKDAVAGRIRRLLAMADKRAMELGLPGTEASLTEEMALS